DNA from Herpetosiphonaceae bacterium:
ACGATCTGTGTGTCAAGCTTACCGAGGATTTGCAGGCGATCAGCCGCGATAAGCATCTGCGCGTGTTCTACCGGGCGGAGCCGATCGCGCTCACGCCGGAGCCGACGCCCTGGTCCGAGGAGTTCATCCAGACGATCAGCCTTAACAACTTCGGCTTCCACAAGATCGAGCGGCTGCCGGGCAACGTCGGCTACCTCGATCTGCGGTTCTTCTACCCGCCGACCCTGGCGGGCGATACGGCGGTCGCCGCGATGAACTTTTTGGCGCATACCAGCGCGCTGATCGTCGATCTGCGGCAGAACGGCGGCGGCGATCCGTGGCTGGTGGCGCTGCTCACCAGCTATCTCTTCGATTTCAGGCCGGTCCATCTCAACAACCTCTACTGGCGGCGCGACGGCACCACGCAGCAATTCTGGACCCTGCCATACGTGCCGGGCAGGCGCTACGGCGATAAGCCCGTGTATGTCCTGACCAGCTCACACACCTTCTCAGGCGGAGAAGAGTTTGTCTACAACCTCAAGCATCTCAAGCGCGCCACAATCATCGGCGAGGTGACGCGCGGCGGCGCGCATCCGGGCCGCGTCCTGCCGATCCACGAGCATGTGGATATATTTATTCCATCAGGTCGCGCGATCAACCCGATCAGCGGCACGAACTGGGAGGGCAGCGGCGTCATGCCCGACATCGAGCTACCGCAGGAGCAGGCGCTCCAAAAAGCGTACGAGCTGGCGCTTCAGGCGGTGTTCGAATACATCGGCGAGCAGCCCAGCGGCGCGCACAAGGCTTTGCTGACGGAGGTGCGGCGGGTGTTGGACGAGATGGAAACGGCGCGCCGGGCGCTGGCAGAGATCGAAGCGGCGCAGCAGGCGATGGATGGCATGGAAGCACCGCCGCCCGTCGAGGACATCGCGCAGACAGCTTCCGGCGATGCCCGCGCGAATGAGTAGCCCAGACGATCCAATATCCCCAAAACTCGGCTCACTGTGCTATAATCCGATCAAATTTGGGAGGACGCTTATGCTAACGTATGAGACGATCTCCGATGCGCTGCTCGATAGCGCCGAGCAAGTGGGCCTCAACGTATGGCAGTCGGATGAGCACATCGATCCACAGACGCTCAGCCGCACCTTTACGTTGAACTGCTTGCCGCAGGGTGAAGCTATACCCCGGCCTTCAAGCCTTCAAGCCTCGATCGGCTTCAAGTGGGACGCTGCTATGACGGCGATCTCGACGATGGGCACCGAGGCGCTGTGCGAGAAATATCACGACGAGAA
Protein-coding regions in this window:
- a CDS encoding S41 family peptidase, whose amino-acid sequence is MSTTTSKLEADARAAIIDSILSQLHEHYVFPEVAAEIETALRARLDNHEYHGMEALDDLCVKLTEDLQAISRDKHLRVFYRAEPIALTPEPTPWSEEFIQTISLNNFGFHKIERLPGNVGYLDLRFFYPPTLAGDTAVAAMNFLAHTSALIVDLRQNGGGDPWLVALLTSYLFDFRPVHLNNLYWRRDGTTQQFWTLPYVPGRRYGDKPVYVLTSSHTFSGGEEFVYNLKHLKRATIIGEVTRGGAHPGRVLPIHEHVDIFIPSGRAINPISGTNWEGSGVMPDIELPQEQALQKAYELALQAVFEYIGEQPSGAHKALLTEVRRVLDEMETARRALAEIEAAQQAMDGMEAPPPVEDIAQTASGDARANE